The stretch of DNA CCACCCTCAGTTATCTGCTGGGGCGGGCGGGTACGGTGGGTCTGTTCGCCCTGATCGTGCTGTTTCAGCCGGAATTGCGCGGCGCACTGGAGCGGGTGGGGCGGCCCAGAGGCCGGGAAGCCAGCGGCGGGGCCGCTCTGCAAGACCTTGCACGGGCGCTGGAACGCCTTGCAGAGCGCAAAACCGGGGCCTTGATCGCCATAGAACGACGCACGCCGCTGGGCGAATACGCCGATACAGGCGTGCGGCTCGATGCGGTGGTCAGTGTGCCTTTTTTGGAAGCCCTGTTTGCCCGCAATGCCCCCCTGCACGACGGCGGCGTGATCGTGCAGGGGCCGCGGGTGGTGGCGGCGGGTTGCCTGTTTCCCCTACAGGCCGGAGACGGCACCTACAGGCGCTACGGCACGCGCCACCGCGCCGCCATAGGGCTGTCGGAACTGACCGACGCGGTGGTGTTGATTGCCAGCGAGGAACGCGGCAGCATGAGAATTGCGCTGGGAGGCCGCTTGGGGCCAGACCTGAACGGCACCGAACTCCGCGAGCAATTGCGGGCGCTGGTCTACGATCAACCCGATTCGCCCCCAAGGAACCGCAAGGATCAGGGGCCACCTGAACCAGAAGAAATTCTCCCGCCGGAGAGAGCATGAACCCGGAGCGGGCGTGAGCGGCGGCAGCGGGCATGACGGCGGCCTGTGGGGCGCGGCCCAGCGCTGGCTCAGGCCGCGCTACGTATGGGGCCGGATCGTTCACAACCTGCTGCCCAAAGTGCTGTCGTTGGTGGTGGCCCTGACGCTGTGGTTCGTGGCGACTGCGGATCGCCGCGCCAACGTGGAGCAGGGCTTCGACGTGCCCGTGACCGTGCGCGACACCACCGGGGGCCGCACCCGCCGCGCCACCAGCGACCTGAACCCCAGCACCGTGCGCGTGACGCTGTCGGGCCGCCCCGAACGCCTGCGCGAACTGAGCGGCGAAACGATTGAAGCCGTAGTAGACGTGACGGGCGTGCCCGAAGGCAGCTTCAACCGCCCGGTGGCCGTGCAGGTGCCGGGCGGAACCACCCTGCGGAGGCAAGCGCCAGAGCGGGTGCAGGGCTTTGTCGACGCGCAACTGACCCGCACGTTGGCCGTGACCCTCAGCGTGGCTTCTCCGTCCGATACCAGCCTGCTGCGCTATGAGGTGGCCCCCGCACAGGCCACCGTGAGCGGTGCGGGGCGCGTGGTCGCCACCGTGCGCCGCCTGATCACCAGCCCCGCGCCCCTGCTGCCCGGAGAAGCCAGTGAAGTGAAACTGATCGCCCTGGACGAGAACGGCGATCCGGTAGAGGGCGTGCAGACCAGCCCCGCCAGCGTGACCGTGCGCCGAATCGATACCGGAGAATTGCCTGTGAAAAGCCTGCGCGTCGTCCTGAACGACCCCCCGGCAGGTCTGCGGGTTACGGCAGTCAGCGTGCAGCCCAGTACTGTGCGCGTGGTGGCCGCCCCCGAACTGCTGGGGCGACTGCGCGAGGCGGCGGGAACTGTGACCTACCGCGTGGGCACCTACACCGCGCCCGTGGCCCTACGGATTCCGGCGGGCGCACAGGCGCTAGAAGAAGTCAGCGTGCGCCTGACCGTGGAGCGGGTGGTGGCGACTCCGGCCGCCCGTCCTCCTGCGAGTGGTACGGGGAATGGGGATGCGCCTTGAGTGGGGAAGGGCAAGTCTAAGGGTCTAGGATCTGAGAAAGGCAATCGTTGGCGCTCATTCACCCCTCGCGCCAGGGGAGAGTGGGTGAATGAGCATCAGCGGGCAGTTCCGCAGCACCCCCGCCCAAACACCTTAGACCTTCGCCCCTTAGACCAGCCACCCCGGTAACCTGTTGACCCAACGCCATTCCCAAAAACCCGACCCAGTTGGAACCGATTCCATATTTTGCGTCAGCTTGGACACACAAGCGTGGCGTATACTCGCCTCTATGGTGTGGAGCCTTGTCCACATGCGCGCATGATTGCCGCACTGCCCCAACCGCGTCACCCCCTCGCCGATCTGGTCGGGTGGGAAGACCGCGTTCGCCTGATGGTACGCCCCAAGCGTTACCAGCACGTCCTGCGCGTTGCAGAACTCGCCTGCCAGATTGCCTGTGCCAACGGCCTCGACGAATCGCGTGCTTATGCTGCAGGCATCCTGCACGATATTGCCCGTGACCTTCCCGACGCCGAACTCCTGCGCCTTGCGCCGCCCGAACACCCCATAGACGCCGCCCACCCGCTGGCCCTACATGGACGCGCCGCCCGCACCCTGCTGGAACGCTGGGGTTACCGTGACCCGGTGGTGCTGGAAGCCGTAGAAGACCACACCACTGGGCCACGTGGCGGGAATCTGGTGTCGGCCTGCGTGTACGTGGCCGATGTCTCGGAACCTGGACGCGGTGTAAACGAGGACATCCGCGAACTGGCCCTACGTGATCTGGACGCCGCCCTGCACCGGGCCATCGCCTCCAAGGTCACCTACCTTCAGGGGCGCGGCATTCAGGTTCACCCGCGTACTTTGCAGGCCTACTACGCGCTGCCGCTGGTGCGGGTAGATCACGGGAATTCTGCTTGTCACAGCGTTCCTTCTGAGAGCATCCCAACTGCCGATTCCCCGGCCCCCCGGCTTTCACTGCGCCGCAGTCGCCCCGCTTCGTGAGTGCGGCCCTGTGAGTGTGACGACCACCCTGCCTTGCGCCGTATCCCTGACAGCGCCCCTCGTACCTGCTGGCTATGCTGTGGGACGTGAGTTTGTTACCGCCTAATCTTCTGCCCGACGCTGCTGCCAATCCCCGCCCGTTGGCGCGTCTGAGGGCGCTGCAAGCCTTCGGCCTGTCGTTGGCGGCTTTAGCACTGGGCGGTATGGCGGTACTCAGTGCGCCGGGCGCGTCTACTCCGGCGAGTGCGCTGATGGCGGGCAGTGCGCCGCACTTTACGTTGCTGCTGGCAGGCCGCGACATCGTGTACTGCTATTACCGCCAGCCCTGCAAAGATCAGGAGCAGCGCACGGGCATTATTCAGCCGCCCAACACTGACACCCTGATGCTGGTGAAAGTGGACGCCGGGCGGGTCAGTGTGCTGAGCATTCCCCGCGACACCAACGTGGGCGAGTACGACTACCGGGGATCTCCTGCCGCCCAGAAGGTGAACAGCCGCTACTGGTCGGGGGGGCCGGAGGGTCTGACCCGCGCTGTAGAGGAAATTACGGGCGAGCGGGTAGACGCCCACGTGATCGTGCGAACCGACTACGTGGCCCGCGTGATAGACGCGCTGGGCGGTCTGGACGTGACTGTGCCGAAGGGCGGCATCGAGTGGGTGGATCAGGCGGCGGGCGTGAACCTGAAGCTGGACGCCGGAAACCATCACCTGGACGGCGCGACGGCGGTACTGTTCCTGCGCGTCCGCAAAGGCTTTGGCGACGACTGGGGCCGCATAGATCACCAGAAGCAGGCCCTCACGCAACTGGCCTCGCGCCTGAAATCGGCCAAAGGGCTGGCGGCCCTGCCCACTATTCTGGGCGGTGTCGGCAATGGCGTAGAAACCAACGCCGACCCCAACCTCTTGCCCACCCTGCTGCCGTATCTGCCCCAGCTCAAGCTGACTTTTGCCACCCTGCCCACCGATGACATTCGCGGCTCGTTCAATCTGGCCGTGAACCGCGAAAGGTTGGCCGAGGTCTGGGGCAATACTGCGCCGAACTTGGCAGGTGCGGGGACTGCACGCCCAGTCAGCATCCGAATAGAGGATGCCAGCGGAGCTGCACTTGGCCCCCGATTGGCCCAAGCTTTGGCGGCGCTGGACTACACCTCCGTGACCTCCGAAGCCGTGCCAGCCAGCCCCGAAGCCAGTCAGGTCTTTACGGGCAGCGACGTACGGGCCGCCAGCGAACTCGCCGATACCCTAGGCCTCCCCCGCCTGCAAGGTGAGCGTTTCCCCGTAGGGGCTGGAGAAATCGGTATTCTGCTGGGAACGGACGCCCGCGACACCCTCGCGGCACTGAATGCGTACCCGGATGGCACTGCTCCGGATGGCCCCGCACTGATCAGCCCCGATTCCACTACCGATCTGGAGGGAATGGATCAGAGCGGCGAAGGTCAGACCGGAGTAAATTAGACTGAAGTCCATTAGCTAGGCCCTGTGTCCCAACTGGCGGCACACAGCATCACGGAGAACCCAATGAATCCAGCATCACAGCAATCTGCACAGACCGTCCAGAACCAACTCCGCGCCATCGTGGACGCCGCCCGCGAACGCCGCGCCGAAGATGTCGTCGTCCTCGACCTGACCGACGTGTCTTCCACCCTCGAATACTTCATCATCTGCACCGCCAGCGCGGGGTTGCAGCTCAACGCCATTCAGGAAAACGTGCGTCAGAAGGCGCAGGAATCTGGCCTGCCCCGCCCCAGCGTCGAAGGCCCCAGCGAACGCTGGTTGCTGCTGGCCTTTGGCGGCGGCATCGTGGTGCATATTATGACCAAAGACGCCCGCGAGTATTACGACCTCGAGGGCCTGTGGAGCGACGCCCGCAAGCTGGAATTTGCCGAAGCGCCCCGCGACCCCGAAGCCAACGTGACGGCAACTACGCAGGCCGACTCTATCGACTCTGCTCAGGCCGAGTAACTGCTGATCTGAGTTAGAACAAGAAATATTGGCCTGTGCGCCTGCATGGCCCTCGGTTGGGGTGGTGTGGGCGTGCGGGCTATTTTGGTGCTTGGCGTGGACTTAGGCTTGGAGAAAGGCAGAACTCCTGCTCAAGCTTACGCATCCATTCTTATTTAGTTTTCTTGCCTTCTCCCAGGTTGGATTCCCCCACCCGCCAGCCCCCGCCCCAAAGGGGTCAGGGGAGTGGTCGCTCCGCTGAGGAGGATTCATCTTGTCGTGTTTTGAGTCGGCTCGATCGCTCATCTGAAGCGGAATCGCCAGCCGTCTTTGAACTGGAATTGGCCCACCCGCTGCGCGGATGACGGCCTCACACGGAGTTGGGCGGGGACGATTTGGGGTGGTGTCGTGGGTTGTGCTGTTCCTCAGACCTTTGATCCTTAGACCACCCTGATACCCGTACAAATCGCCCGACCTGACACCCGCCTGACCTGACACGGCAGAATGAGGGCAATGAGCCACGTGGTTGTAATTGAAGATGAGGGCACGGTGCGCGACGTGCTGCGCTTTCATCTGGAACGGGCAGGCCTGCGCGTCACAGCTTTTGAATCCACACGCGGTACCGAAGAGGCGCTGGCGCAGGCCGACGCCCTGGTGCTGGACTGGATGCTGCCGGGAGAAAGCGGGCTGGGATTCCTGCGGCGGCTCAGGGGCGACCCCGAACTGCGCCGCCTGCCCGTGCTGATGCTCACCGCCCGCGCCGCCGAAGCCGAACGGGTGGAGGGGCTGGAATCGGGAGCAGACGATTACCTGACCAAACCCTTCAGCGCCGCAGAATTGGTGGCGCGGGTGCGTGCCCTGCTGCGCCGCACCCTGCCCGATACGCCCCAGACCCTGACCAACGGCCCGCTGACCGTGGACATCAGCGCCGCTGAGGCCCGGATGGGTGGCAAACGCCTGAACCTGACTCGCCGCGAGTTCGATCTGCTGGCCTTCCTGACGCAGCACGCGGGCCGGGTCTACTCGCGCACTGAACTGCTGGATCGCGTATGGGGCGCGGATTTCCTGGGCGGAGAGCGCACGGTGGATCAGCATGTGACGCAGTTGCGGGCGCATCTGGGCGACGATCCCACCCGGCCCGACTTTTTGGAAACGGTGCGTGGCAAAGGCTACCGGATGCGCCCATGGACAGACGCCCCATGACCCCGCAGGCCCCCGCCACACAGGGTAATTCTGCACAGGGCGATCCCGTACAGGGCGCTTGGCTGGACGCCCTCCCGCAGGCCGTGCTGCTGATCGAATCGGGCAGCGTGACCCGCGTGAATGCCGCCGCCGCCCGGTTGTGGGGCGTGCCGCAAGACCGCGCCGCCGGACGCCCGGTGTTGGAAATCGTGCGGCGGCACACGCTGGAAGCCCTGGCAGAGCGCGGCGGCGAGATGGAACTGGAGGTCAGTGGGCGCACCCTGCGCTGCACCGCCACCCGCGACGGCATTCATAGCGCCCTGATCGTGGAGGACGTGACCGACCACCGCCGCCGCGAAGCCGAATTGCGCGAGGCCACCGCCGTCCTGTCGCACGAATTCCGTACCCCGGTGGCTGCCCTGCGCGGTGTGCTGGAGGCGCTGGAATACGACATGCCCACCGACCTCGCCCAGAATTTTGTGCGGCAAGGGTTGCAGGAAACAGAGCGATTGGCCCGGCTGGTGGAAGATCTCGCGGTAGGCTTCCGGCCCACCCGCGCCCGCACCCTGCCGCTGGCCGAGGCCTTTGCCCGCGCCGAACGCCTGCTGGGAACCGACCTCTTGGCGCGGCAGGCCACCCTGACCTTTGGGCAAGACCATCTGGTGCGGGCCGATCCCGACAAGCTCTTGCAAGTCCTGCTGAATCTGATCGAGAACGCCCTGAAATACGGCCCCGACGGGCAGCCCATTCATGTCCGGACTGCCGAGCGCGGCACCTGGATAGAGGTGGCGGTGCTGGATCACGGCCCCGCCATTTCGGATTCCGAGAACCTGTTTCGCGCCCACACACGCGGGCAGGGAGCCACCGGGCAGGGCAGCGGCATGGGGCTGTATATCGTGCGTAGCATTGTGCATGGCTGGGGCGGTCAGGCGTGGGCCGAGCGCGAAGGCCAGCAGAATGCTTTTTGCTTTACGCTGCCGGGGGTGGCAGGCATCGGCTGAACCGACCTGGTCGGTATGGCTGACGTGGCCCTGACCCGCAACCGCCCCGCCAGATGGTAAGTTTTCTCTCATACGGCGTGCAGTCTCGCCTCTGACTCGCCCCCGCTGTGTCCATCTTTCCCCTTGTTCTAGTTCACCACTGTTCCGGCTCCCCCGGACTGTTCTTCAGGAGTGCCCTATGCGTGAAGCCCTCGAATCCGATCTCCGTGCTGTGCTGAACGGCGCACTGAACATGTTGGGCACGGTCGAACGTATGTTGCCTATAGCCGCCGACATCCTGCTGCACGAGCGCACCGAGCGCCTGGAGGAAATTCGCGCTCTAGACCGGGAAGTAGACGCGCAGGAAGCCCAGATCGAGGCCGAATGCCTGCGGATCATCGCGCTGCATCAGCCGGTGGCCCGCGACCTGCGGATGGTGGCCCTGATCCTGAAAAGCCTGAGCGACATAGAACGCATGGGCGATTACACCGTCCACGTTGCCAAAGACGGCTCAGAATTGGCGCAGGCTCCGGCCCTCAAACGCTACGTGAATCTGGCCCGGATGCTGGAACGCCTCGGCGAAATGAGCCAGAATCTCCGCACTGCCCTCGCAGACCGCGACGTGACCCGCGCCGAAGCGACGATTGGCATGGACGACGAGGTAGACGACCTGTACGAGCAGATTCAGCGCGAACTGGTGACCTACATGCTGGAAGACCCACGCAACATTTCCAAGGCCCTGATGCTGATGCGCGTGGGCCGCAGCCTGGAGCGCGTGGGCGATCACATGGAAAACATCGCCGAGCGCGTGCGGTACTGGGTGACGGGGCAGCGGGAAGCCTAGAGCATTTGTCATAATAATGACCGAGCGGAGCGAGTGAATTTTACCGAGCAGGACGGAGAATGGAGTGATCAGAAGTCTTTTCTCTGATCACGTAATTCGGAGAACTGCTCTGAGCCGAAAGAACACCGCACTAGACAGAATCGCCGCCCTTCAGTGGGCGGTTTTTCATTCCCCTGCTCCCCGCGCTACCCTGAACTCCATGAGCGATCTTCCGGCGGGATTCGTGTGGGGAGCGGCGACAGCGGCCTATCAGATCGAGGGCGGCGTGCAGGAAGGCGGGCGCGGCGCAAGCGTCTGGGACAATTTTTCCCACACGGCGGGCCGGATCAAGAACGGCGATACGGGCGACGTGGCCTGCGACCATTTCCACCGCTACAAGGAAGACGTGGCGCTGATGAAGGAATTGGGCCTCACGGCCTACCGCTTTAGCATTGCCTGGCCGAGGGTGCAGCCAGAAGGCAAGGGGCGCACCAACGCGGCGGGACTGGCCTTTTACGACGCCCTGACCGACGAACTCCTGAACGCGGGCATTCAACCCTGGCCCACGCTGTTCCACTGGGATTTGCCGCAACCCCTGGAAGACAACGGCGGCTGGCTGAACCGCGATACCGCCCACCGATTTGAAGACTATGCCTTTGTAGTAGGCGAAAAACTGGCCGACCGCGCCGCCGGATTCATGACCCTGAATGAACCCTTCGTGGTCATGGCGCTGGGCTACATGCTGGGCATGCACGCGCCGGGGCATCAGTTGGGGCTGGCGGGCGGCTTCGCTTCGGCGCACCATCAGTTGTTGGCGCACGGCATGGCGGTGCGTGCCCTGCGGGAGGCCGGGGCGCGGCAGGTGGGCATCGCCAACAACTACGCCCCCGCCTGGCCCGCCACAGACCGTGATGCCGATCATGGGGCGGCGGCGCAACTGGACGCGCTGCACAACCACCTCTTTACCGATCCCCTCCTGTGCGGCGAATACCCGGCGGTGGTGCTGGAACTGGTGAATACGCACGCACCCCAAGCCCTGAACCTGATCCAATCGGGTGACCTCGC from Deinococcus sp. QL22 encodes:
- the phoU gene encoding phosphate signaling complex protein PhoU; translated protein: MREALESDLRAVLNGALNMLGTVERMLPIAADILLHERTERLEEIRALDREVDAQEAQIEAECLRIIALHQPVARDLRMVALILKSLSDIERMGDYTVHVAKDGSELAQAPALKRYVNLARMLERLGEMSQNLRTALADRDVTRAEATIGMDDEVDDLYEQIQRELVTYMLEDPRNISKALMLMRVGRSLERVGDHMENIAERVRYWVTGQREA
- a CDS encoding cell wall metabolism sensor histidine kinase WalK, producing the protein MTPQAPATQGNSAQGDPVQGAWLDALPQAVLLIESGSVTRVNAAAARLWGVPQDRAAGRPVLEIVRRHTLEALAERGGEMELEVSGRTLRCTATRDGIHSALIVEDVTDHRRREAELREATAVLSHEFRTPVAALRGVLEALEYDMPTDLAQNFVRQGLQETERLARLVEDLAVGFRPTRARTLPLAEAFARAERLLGTDLLARQATLTFGQDHLVRADPDKLLQVLLNLIENALKYGPDGQPIHVRTAERGTWIEVAVLDHGPAISDSENLFRAHTRGQGATGQGSGMGLYIVRSIVHGWGGQAWAEREGQQNAFCFTLPGVAGIG
- a CDS encoding LCP family protein; translated protein: MSLLPPNLLPDAAANPRPLARLRALQAFGLSLAALALGGMAVLSAPGASTPASALMAGSAPHFTLLLAGRDIVYCYYRQPCKDQEQRTGIIQPPNTDTLMLVKVDAGRVSVLSIPRDTNVGEYDYRGSPAAQKVNSRYWSGGPEGLTRAVEEITGERVDAHVIVRTDYVARVIDALGGLDVTVPKGGIEWVDQAAGVNLKLDAGNHHLDGATAVLFLRVRKGFGDDWGRIDHQKQALTQLASRLKSAKGLAALPTILGGVGNGVETNADPNLLPTLLPYLPQLKLTFATLPTDDIRGSFNLAVNRERLAEVWGNTAPNLAGAGTARPVSIRIEDASGAALGPRLAQALAALDYTSVTSEAVPASPEASQVFTGSDVRAASELADTLGLPRLQGERFPVGAGEIGILLGTDARDTLAALNAYPDGTAPDGPALISPDSTTDLEGMDQSGEGQTGVN
- a CDS encoding GH1 family beta-glucosidase; this translates as MSDLPAGFVWGAATAAYQIEGGVQEGGRGASVWDNFSHTAGRIKNGDTGDVACDHFHRYKEDVALMKELGLTAYRFSIAWPRVQPEGKGRTNAAGLAFYDALTDELLNAGIQPWPTLFHWDLPQPLEDNGGWLNRDTAHRFEDYAFVVGEKLADRAAGFMTLNEPFVVMALGYMLGMHAPGHQLGLAGGFASAHHQLLAHGMAVRALREAGARQVGIANNYAPAWPATDRDADHGAAAQLDALHNHLFTDPLLCGEYPAVVLELVNTHAPQALNLIQSGDLATIAAPLDFLGVNYYQPDHVTADPQSPFGAKVEGVPGRERTNFGWSVVPEALTQTLTDLKARYGDDCPPLYVTESGCSQPDVLIDGRVRDEARSRYHEAHLDAVATAIAQGTDVRGYFAWSLMDNFEWAEGYSQRFGLVYVDFETQERTPKDSFYWLKRRIER
- the rsfS gene encoding ribosome silencing factor, translating into MNPASQQSAQTVQNQLRAIVDAARERRAEDVVVLDLTDVSSTLEYFIICTASAGLQLNAIQENVRQKAQESGLPRPSVEGPSERWLLLAFGGGIVVHIMTKDAREYYDLEGLWSDARKLEFAEAPRDPEANVTATTQADSIDSAQAE
- a CDS encoding YbbR-like domain-containing protein, translated to MSGGSGHDGGLWGAAQRWLRPRYVWGRIVHNLLPKVLSLVVALTLWFVATADRRANVEQGFDVPVTVRDTTGGRTRRATSDLNPSTVRVTLSGRPERLRELSGETIEAVVDVTGVPEGSFNRPVAVQVPGGTTLRRQAPERVQGFVDAQLTRTLAVTLSVASPSDTSLLRYEVAPAQATVSGAGRVVATVRRLITSPAPLLPGEASEVKLIALDENGDPVEGVQTSPASVTVRRIDTGELPVKSLRVVLNDPPAGLRVTAVSVQPSTVRVVAAPELLGRLREAAGTVTYRVGTYTAPVALRIPAGAQALEEVSVRLTVERVVATPAARPPASGTGNGDAP
- the yqeK gene encoding bis(5'-nucleosyl)-tetraphosphatase (symmetrical) YqeK, which produces MIAALPQPRHPLADLVGWEDRVRLMVRPKRYQHVLRVAELACQIACANGLDESRAYAAGILHDIARDLPDAELLRLAPPEHPIDAAHPLALHGRAARTLLERWGYRDPVVLEAVEDHTTGPRGGNLVSACVYVADVSEPGRGVNEDIRELALRDLDAALHRAIASKVTYLQGRGIQVHPRTLQAYYALPLVRVDHGNSACHSVPSESIPTADSPAPRLSLRRSRPAS
- the cdaA gene encoding diadenylate cyclase CdaA — protein: MPPLGSLSARDVLDIGLVTFLVYQAYMLVVGTRAVNVVRGILVFAGVWVAAQLLGLTTLSYLLGRAGTVGLFALIVLFQPELRGALERVGRPRGREASGGAALQDLARALERLAERKTGALIAIERRTPLGEYADTGVRLDAVVSVPFLEALFARNAPLHDGGVIVQGPRVVAAGCLFPLQAGDGTYRRYGTRHRAAIGLSELTDAVVLIASEERGSMRIALGGRLGPDLNGTELREQLRALVYDQPDSPPRNRKDQGPPEPEEILPPERA
- a CDS encoding winged helix-turn-helix domain-containing protein produces the protein MSHVVVIEDEGTVRDVLRFHLERAGLRVTAFESTRGTEEALAQADALVLDWMLPGESGLGFLRRLRGDPELRRLPVLMLTARAAEAERVEGLESGADDYLTKPFSAAELVARVRALLRRTLPDTPQTLTNGPLTVDISAAEARMGGKRLNLTRREFDLLAFLTQHAGRVYSRTELLDRVWGADFLGGERTVDQHVTQLRAHLGDDPTRPDFLETVRGKGYRMRPWTDAP